A part of Saccopteryx bilineata isolate mSacBil1 chromosome 8, mSacBil1_pri_phased_curated, whole genome shotgun sequence genomic DNA contains:
- the LOC136311916 gene encoding 5-hydroxytryptamine receptor 3C-like, translating to MERGWLHGEGQLLCFILHLLLQGSPGRGDTVAINCSGFDQQGVDPAAFQAVFDKKAFLPVTNNSGPTHVNISFTLSAILEVDAQLQLMTSFLWLNMIWYNPFIRWNPEECGDIRKLSIAAEKLWLPDIFIQEFMDVDQTATGLMVYVDSEGYMRYDKPMKVISICNLDIFYFPFDVQNCTLTFSSYTYTVEDMVLGLLKEVQEISNTSQSLIQSKGEWVLLSIHQRTVKMTVDTSQYDQIIFYVAIRRRPSLYVINLMVPSGFLVAIDALSFYLPTESENRAPFKMTLLLGYNVFLLMMNDILPDTGTPLISVYFALCLSLMVLSLLETIFITYLLHLVTTRPPPMPQWLHSLFLHCTSPMKCCPTAPQKGNKGLGLTPAHLPGLNEPMALVGKVPGPPESELNGFPESTRVQQEDEAQKQHLVSLWVQFSHMMDTLLFRLYLLFLATTIITVTVLWNT from the exons ATGGAAAGAGGTTGGCTCCATGGGGAGGGACAACTCCTCTGCTTCATTCTCCATCTGCTGCTTCAAG GGTCTCCGGGAAGAGGAGACACTGTCGCCATCAATTGCTCAGGCTTCGACCAGCAAGGGGTGGATCCTGCTGCCTTCCAAGCAGTGTTTGACAAAAAGGCCTTCCTTCCGGTCACCAACAACAGTGGCCCCACTCATGTCAACATCTCCTTCACTCTATCTGCCATCCTGGAAGTG GATGCACAGCTTCAACTGATGACATCATTCCTGTGGCTAAATATG ATCTGGTACAATCCATTTATCAGATGGAACCCAGAGGAGTGTGGAGACATCAGGAAGCTCAGCATAGCAGCAGAGAAACTGTGGCTTCCAGATATCTTCATCCAGGAGTT CATGGATGTGGATCAGACAGCTACAGGGCTCATGGTCTATGTCGACAGTGAAGGGTATATGAGATACGATAAGCCAATGAAGGTGATCAGCATCTGTAACCTGGACATCTTCTATTTCCCCTTTGATGTACAAAACTGCACGCTCACCTTCAGCTCTTACACTTACACAG TGGAGGACATGGTCCTGGGCCTGCTGAAGGAAGTGCAGGAGATTTCAAACACATCACAGAGCCTCATTCAGAGCAAGGGGGAGTGGGTACTCCTGAGTATCCACCAGAGAACGGTGAAGATGACTGTGGACACCAGTCAGTACGACCAAATCATTTTCTAT gTGGCCATCAGGCGCAGGCCCAGCCTCTATGTCATTAACCTGATGGTGCCCAGTGGCTTTCTGGTTGCCATCGATGCTCTCAgcttctacctgcccacagagagcgAGAACCGTGCTCCTTTCAAGATGACACTTCTGCTGGGCTACAACGTCTTCCTGCTCATGATGAATGACATACTTCCAGACACTGGCACCCCCCTCATCA GTGTCTACTTTGCCCTGTGTCTGTCCCTGATGGTGCTCAGCCTGCTGGAGACCATCTTCATCACCTACCTGCTGCACCTGGTCACCACCCGGCCCCCACCCATGCCCCAGTGGCTTCATTCCCTGTTTCTGCACTGCACCAGCCCAATGAAATGCTGTCCCACTGCACCCCAGAAGGGAAACAAGGGCCTGGGCCTCACCCCAGCCCACCTACCTG gTCTGAACGAGCCCATGGCATTGGTGGGAAAGGTGCCGGGTCCCCCAGAATCAGAGTTAAATGGGTTTCCTGAGTCAACAAGGGTCCAGCAGGAAGACGAGGCTCAGAAGCAGCACTTGGTCAGCCTGTGGGTACAGTTCAGCCACATGATGGACACCCTGCTGTTTCGCCTCTACCTGCTCTTCCTGGCCACTACCATCATCACGGTCACTGTCCTTTGGAACACCTAG